Proteins encoded by one window of Metamycoplasma subdolum:
- a CDS encoding HinT-interacting membrane complex lipoprotein P60: protein MSKKLKLLSTLFAPIMIGAPLIALSCKNGDGKIDRGTQTEIIKSNISKNKVLTELTNAYLLTFYENEIKTLDEASKKGDVILNVVKGKKGELYKDLKDMFTYFSQSELDKNPQYFSNLKAEFIKANVDASSYNVNPFSSPTEEEMIFLFEHSNILEDNVRLTLQKNLAVKLYLLKSREEIKKLANNDKKEDKQKLEQLNKRLENKDQKDDRDTTLLQALDLTSDSLYLEEHLLNNHYHVTWSFTDSRDMNLRKGHGKVKNVDEFNLLASYNPTSKPQYDYNPVAKHKNLLLASGANEGNLDTMRAYKGFATAAHTTGDLYHGIYFLKSITSPIFGYLDAKTKKVFSQDAFKFAEILEKAKTAPKVKIKTASADKIKNKTQVLFTANDIQIDDSTSAKNELDKTIFTLNNKITIGASNYTLQLEAESFEYDFAKSFDVTINWKLTVKELEKRQFYTFKSLCKDLQEDSKTNNYNLLSYPKYVNFEADDSSKFDATYLIKIAPLYKEEMKSVQKDGKTVKEKVGFFTFENTPWSSKEEKEKIIQNLLLVEKDNLFKNAAKYFKNLGFKIDETKIEKNIVDMLKSEGIL, encoded by the coding sequence ATGTCAAAAAAATTAAAATTACTAAGCACTCTTTTTGCTCCTATTATGATTGGAGCACCTCTAATTGCACTTTCATGTAAAAATGGTGATGGAAAAATTGATCGTGGAACCCAAACTGAAATTATTAAATCAAACATCTCAAAAAATAAAGTTCTTACAGAGCTTACTAATGCTTACTTATTAACTTTCTATGAAAATGAAATCAAAACTCTTGATGAAGCAAGCAAAAAAGGTGATGTTATTTTAAATGTAGTAAAAGGCAAAAAAGGCGAACTTTACAAAGATTTAAAAGACATGTTCACTTACTTTAGTCAAAGTGAACTTGATAAAAACCCACAATACTTTTCAAATTTAAAAGCTGAATTTATTAAAGCAAATGTTGATGCTTCAAGCTACAACGTTAATCCCTTTTCTTCACCAACTGAAGAAGAAATGATCTTCCTTTTTGAACACTCAAACATTTTAGAAGATAATGTTAGATTAACTTTACAAAAAAATTTAGCAGTTAAACTTTACCTTCTAAAATCAAGAGAAGAAATTAAAAAACTTGCAAATAATGACAAAAAAGAAGATAAACAAAAACTTGAACAATTAAATAAAAGACTTGAAAATAAAGATCAAAAAGATGACAGAGACACAACTCTTTTACAAGCTTTAGATTTAACATCAGATTCACTTTATTTAGAAGAACATTTATTGAACAACCACTATCACGTAACTTGATCATTCACAGACTCACGTGATATGAACTTAAGAAAAGGTCATGGAAAAGTTAAAAACGTTGATGAATTCAACTTGCTTGCTTCATATAACCCAACCTCAAAGCCTCAATATGATTACAATCCAGTAGCTAAACACAAAAACTTGCTTCTAGCAAGTGGTGCTAATGAAGGAAATCTTGACACAATGAGAGCTTACAAAGGTTTTGCAACGGCCGCTCATACAACAGGCGATCTTTACCATGGTATTTATTTCTTAAAAAGTATTACCTCTCCAATCTTTGGTTATTTAGATGCAAAAACCAAAAAAGTATTCTCACAAGATGCATTTAAATTTGCTGAAATTCTTGAAAAAGCTAAAACCGCACCTAAAGTTAAAATTAAAACCGCTAGTGCAGATAAAATAAAAAACAAAACTCAAGTTCTTTTCACAGCTAATGATATTCAAATTGATGATAGTACCAGTGCTAAAAACGAACTTGATAAAACAATCTTTACTTTAAATAATAAAATCACTATTGGTGCTTCTAATTACACCTTACAACTAGAAGCTGAATCATTTGAATACGATTTTGCTAAATCATTTGATGTTACAATCAACTGAAAATTAACAGTAAAAGAGCTTGAAAAAAGACAATTCTACACCTTCAAATCACTATGTAAGGATTTACAAGAAGATTCAAAAACAAACAATTACAACCTTCTTTCATATCCTAAATATGTAAACTTTGAAGCAGATGATTCATCAAAATTTGATGCAACTTATTTAATAAAAATCGCACCTCTATACAAAGAAGAAATGAAAAGCGTTCAAAAAGATGGCAAGACTGTAAAAGAAAAAGTTGGATTCTTCACTTTTGAAAATACTCCTTGATCTTCAAAAGAAGAAAAAGAAAAAATTATACAAAACTTACTTCTTGTAGAAAAAGATAATCTATTTAAAAACGCTGCTAAATACTTCAAAAATTTAGGTTTCAAAATTGATGAAACTAAGATCGAAAAAAATATAGTAGACATGCTAAAATCAGAGGGAATTTTATAA
- the hinT gene encoding histidine triad protein HinT — MEKDTFQRIIDREISATIIYEDKDVIAIVDINPVNKGHFLVIPKKFSKNLLDIDEKNYLILMQKAHELALEQVEKLGAKGFRLQVNNGKCAGQEVFRTHIHIIPYYDDED; from the coding sequence ATGGAAAAAGACACATTTCAACGAATAATTGACCGAGAAATTTCTGCAACAATCATCTATGAAGATAAAGATGTCATTGCAATCGTTGATATTAATCCAGTAAATAAAGGGCACTTTCTTGTAATACCTAAAAAGTTCTCAAAAAACTTATTAGATATTGACGAAAAAAACTATCTAATCCTAATGCAAAAAGCTCATGAACTTGCTTTAGAACAAGTTGAAAAACTTGGAGCAAAAGGATTTAGATTACAAGTTAATAATGGAAAATGTGCAGGCCAAGAAGTATTCAGAACCCACATTCACATTATTCCTTATTACGATGATGAAGATTAA
- the recO gene encoding DNA repair protein RecO, whose amino-acid sequence MQSKLKEANLNVIILDKKPIRDYDEIITCLTDEGIKKIFAPGVRKATSKNRNALSLMSYVSLEVITSKKLLLRLKRAELIDIFDPRWNMIYFQQTFTHFAYKLIDTNCKNIIDQYSILIKEMNQNKDTKILIYLLLEMLVSLGLNPRLDSCVECKNNKVIDFNFHKGGFLCKEHTEHNFPKEDLLAIYTLSKSFAEFEEKCSFKFANFFLKLIIQYMSEVI is encoded by the coding sequence ATGCAATCAAAATTAAAAGAAGCAAACTTGAATGTAATAATCTTAGACAAAAAGCCCATTAGAGATTATGATGAAATAATTACTTGTTTAACTGATGAAGGTATTAAAAAAATCTTTGCTCCAGGCGTTAGAAAAGCAACTTCCAAAAATAGAAATGCTCTTTCATTAATGTCATATGTTTCTTTAGAAGTGATTACAAGTAAAAAACTACTCCTTCGTTTGAAAAGAGCAGAACTTATTGATATTTTTGACCCACGTTGAAATATGATTTATTTTCAACAAACATTTACTCATTTTGCTTACAAATTAATTGATACAAATTGCAAAAATATAATAGATCAATATTCAATTTTAATTAAAGAAATGAATCAAAATAAAGACACTAAAATTTTGATTTATTTGCTTCTTGAAATGCTTGTTTCTTTAGGCTTAAATCCGAGATTAGATTCCTGTGTTGAATGTAAAAACAATAAGGTTATTGACTTCAATTTCCACAAAGGCGGTTTTCTTTGCAAAGAGCATACAGAACATAATTTTCCCAAAGAAGATTTACTTGCAATTTATACTCTATCTAAAAGTTTTGCTGAATTTGAAGAAAAATGTTCTTTTAAATTTGCAAATTTTTTTCTCAAACTAATTATTCAATATATGTCAGAAGTTATTTAA
- a CDS encoding ABC transporter ATP-binding protein produces the protein MKTNKTKEKNKTLEKTIEISNVDSNSYQVDNNTIKKLKTANNKPRPKDEGANEINSENFIVEVENLQKTYLSGNVATEVLKDITFQIERGEIAILYGKSGSGKSTLLNIISALDRPTSGKVIVNNIALPYLNDRRQTLFRRENTSFIFQDYNLLQNLNSYDNVETGAYLQSDKRKRLDLKKLFKEFDLENCMFKYPSQMSGGQQQRVSILRAIAKNSEILVCDEPTGALDEKTGKIVLKLLQLINRDYGSTVIIVSHDPDIAKLTDKIIYLENGRIKEIIKQEREWIIPKVAEKEEYKTA, from the coding sequence ATGAAAACAAATAAAACAAAAGAAAAAAACAAAACACTTGAAAAAACAATTGAAATATCAAATGTTGATTCTAACTCATATCAAGTTGATAACAACACTATTAAAAAATTAAAAACAGCAAACAACAAGCCTCGTCCCAAAGATGAAGGTGCTAATGAAATTAATAGTGAAAACTTTATTGTTGAAGTTGAAAATTTACAAAAAACTTATCTTTCAGGTAACGTTGCAACTGAAGTTTTAAAAGATATCACTTTCCAAATTGAACGTGGCGAGATTGCTATTTTATATGGAAAAAGTGGTTCAGGAAAATCAACTTTACTAAACATTATCTCTGCTTTAGATAGACCAACAAGTGGTAAAGTTATAGTAAATAATATTGCTTTACCTTACTTAAATGACAGACGTCAAACTCTATTTAGAAGAGAAAATACTTCCTTTATTTTTCAAGACTATAACTTACTTCAAAACTTAAATAGTTATGACAATGTTGAAACTGGTGCTTACCTTCAATCTGATAAGAGAAAACGTTTAGATCTTAAAAAACTTTTTAAAGAATTTGATCTTGAGAATTGTATGTTCAAATATCCATCTCAAATGTCTGGTGGTCAACAACAACGGGTATCAATTCTTCGTGCAATTGCTAAAAACTCAGAGATTTTAGTTTGTGACGAACCAACCGGAGCACTTGATGAAAAAACAGGAAAAATCGTTCTTAAACTTTTACAACTAATTAACCGTGATTATGGTTCAACAGTTATCATTGTAAGTCACGACCCCGACATTGCAAAATTAACTGATAAAATCATTTATTTAGAAAACGGAAGAATTAAAGAAATTATCAAGCAAGAACGTGAATGAATTATTCCAAAAGTGGCTGAAAAAGAAGAATACAAAACTGCTTAA
- a CDS encoding HinT-interacting membrane complex protein P80 yields MPKENKNQTTTEKSTRRKKIIAGAIWGIVLAGAIATGITIPVVQAQKKLPKPLPSLKESDVIFQVTDPNGKVHQIKYDDVSKISSTINKKAHITQEVEKHLANYLYEKEYEASLKYEAIYNANKVGSAIKHFALQSIDSIKDEKKKEIEDLKKRFQNQFGFDKQWEQKFKEEIAKPEWGNATSEQLAIEFKTAEALKANAFRRYQTEINQDFTYKELNDGFILANADIYYTYKGKRVDIAKKGDKIPLPFAIKDENFVLPKAGDPELQIHKEEELKIPLFVTRSFIFEEKNPLKFITEWIKKKQIITSDLTLLAHPNEDRMKPWVVTKEEVIKLLQFSSYQKEDDANKVELEIGINRLAKFKGISPVILAAEINETVVRQAENEKTLVQQVSSNTSNASKYGSQGFKSLKDLISSQQPNEYLPLISSLLGDATGSGKNLFKFEEKNTLFVDLAKELLTQVFKDDISIKTEIETKSDPANNVKLLDDKTYVEDYAKLNNKIKDFITDMDQKDFEKLAGEAFRKIFAKSTAPGKDQYKVSTVIKVNDNFLYVTGTGVTIKNIQELKNEDQIKKIIIRDLGIKAKLEFVHGFNSPVFELDSIFSSLLDKNFQIADLLNKPDFKTYIKEKEFNEYLSVDKKSKFTDKEINEALEYEKLLKDISTFSLIKNKANEIEGWIKGQANGDLNADFDYDGIKSKFSLLPHTDKEMLPYIFNTLYEFLKKIG; encoded by the coding sequence ATGCCTAAAGAAAATAAAAATCAAACTACTACTGAGAAATCAACACGTAGAAAAAAAATAATTGCAGGCGCAATCTGAGGGATTGTACTTGCTGGAGCAATTGCAACTGGAATCACAATTCCTGTTGTTCAAGCACAAAAGAAACTTCCTAAACCATTGCCTTCTCTTAAAGAAAGCGATGTAATTTTCCAAGTAACAGATCCAAACGGAAAAGTACACCAAATTAAATATGATGATGTTTCTAAAATTAGTTCAACCATTAACAAAAAAGCACACATCACTCAAGAAGTTGAAAAACATTTAGCAAATTATTTATACGAAAAAGAATATGAAGCCTCTTTAAAATATGAAGCAATTTACAATGCTAACAAAGTTGGTTCAGCTATTAAACATTTTGCTCTTCAATCAATTGATTCAATCAAAGATGAAAAGAAAAAAGAAATTGAAGATCTTAAGAAAAGATTCCAAAATCAATTTGGCTTTGATAAACAATGAGAACAAAAATTTAAAGAAGAAATCGCAAAACCTGAATGAGGAAATGCAACAAGTGAACAACTTGCAATTGAATTTAAAACTGCTGAAGCATTAAAGGCAAATGCCTTTAGACGTTATCAAACTGAAATCAACCAAGACTTCACTTACAAAGAATTAAATGATGGATTCATTTTAGCTAACGCAGATATTTATTACACTTACAAAGGAAAAAGAGTTGATATTGCTAAAAAAGGCGATAAGATTCCTTTACCATTTGCAATAAAAGATGAAAACTTCGTTCTTCCAAAAGCAGGTGATCCTGAACTTCAAATTCATAAAGAAGAAGAGTTAAAAATTCCGCTTTTTGTTACAAGATCATTTATTTTTGAAGAAAAAAATCCACTTAAATTTATAACTGAATGAATCAAGAAAAAGCAAATCATAACCAGCGATTTAACTCTTCTAGCTCATCCAAATGAAGATAGAATGAAACCTTGAGTTGTTACAAAAGAAGAAGTTATAAAATTGCTGCAATTTTCAAGTTATCAAAAAGAAGATGATGCAAATAAAGTTGAACTTGAAATTGGAATTAATAGACTTGCTAAATTTAAAGGAATTAGTCCTGTAATTCTTGCAGCCGAAATTAATGAAACAGTTGTAAGACAAGCTGAAAACGAAAAAACTTTAGTTCAACAAGTTTCTTCAAATACTTCTAACGCTTCAAAATATGGTTCTCAAGGTTTTAAAAGCTTAAAAGATTTAATTTCAAGTCAACAACCAAATGAATACTTACCTTTAATTTCATCACTTTTAGGTGATGCAACAGGTTCAGGCAAAAACTTATTCAAATTTGAAGAAAAAAATACTCTTTTTGTAGACTTGGCTAAAGAACTTTTAACACAAGTTTTCAAAGATGATATTTCTATTAAAACTGAGATTGAAACTAAATCAGATCCTGCAAACAATGTTAAACTGCTTGATGATAAAACATATGTTGAAGACTATGCAAAATTAAATAATAAAATTAAAGATTTTATTACTGACATGGATCAAAAGGATTTTGAAAAATTAGCAGGTGAAGCTTTTAGAAAAATATTTGCTAAAAGCACTGCTCCCGGAAAAGATCAATACAAAGTTTCAACAGTTATTAAAGTAAATGATAACTTCTTATATGTAACAGGCACTGGTGTTACTATCAAAAACATTCAAGAACTTAAAAATGAAGATCAAATCAAGAAAATTATCATCCGTGACTTAGGTATTAAAGCAAAACTTGAATTTGTTCATGGATTTAACTCACCAGTTTTCGAACTTGATTCAATCTTTAGTTCATTACTTGATAAAAACTTCCAAATTGCTGATCTTTTAAATAAACCTGATTTCAAAACTTACATCAAAGAAAAAGAATTTAATGAATATCTTTCAGTTGATAAAAAATCAAAATTCACTGATAAAGAAATTAATGAAGCATTAGAATACGAAAAACTTTTAAAAGACATCTCAACTTTCAGTTTAATTAAAAATAAAGCAAACGAAATTGAAGGTTGAATTAAAGGACAAGCAAATGGTGATTTAAATGCTGACTTTGATTACGATGGAATCAAATCAAAATTTAGTTTACTTCCACACACTGATAAAGAAATGTTGCCATACATTTTCAACACACTTTATGAATTCTTAAAGAAGATAGGATAG
- a CDS encoding ECF transporter S component, whose translation MTKAILSSFFYKLSRLKYKSKRLTVYEICLFGILLAIYMIARLVERFVFRGPYNISITYAIFIIFGIILGPWKGAFLGILSDTLDQIIFGVSTWMIEYAIIPAIIAFLSGIFRYLIYKDSKTTFVIGLSFLSFLTCFMIAFLLFNSGKIPSVENKLKSDKVSPLIVAIISSISLTLIWTASLSLLITSAKTRNVETKFKCHLFFAILITIFIILILTRWLWGPFAFINYFNRFLAKKSAWTYETKYFPIMIPIIFKSFIEIPVYALIIFAIFPIVRKLRESILFHTSKRSTY comes from the coding sequence GTGACTAAAGCAATTTTAAGTTCTTTTTTCTACAAACTTTCCCGCTTAAAATACAAATCTAAAAGACTAACTGTTTATGAAATTTGCCTTTTTGGAATTCTTTTAGCAATTTACATGATTGCAAGGCTTGTTGAAAGATTTGTTTTCAGAGGTCCATACAATATTAGTATAACTTATGCCATTTTTATAATCTTTGGAATAATCTTAGGTCCTTGAAAAGGTGCCTTTTTAGGTATTCTTTCCGATACTTTAGATCAAATTATTTTTGGAGTTAGCACGTGGATGATTGAATATGCAATTATTCCTGCAATTATTGCTTTTCTTTCTGGAATTTTTAGATACTTAATTTATAAAGATAGCAAAACTACTTTTGTTATAGGACTTAGTTTTTTAAGCTTTTTAACTTGTTTTATGATTGCCTTTCTATTATTTAATAGTGGCAAAATTCCAAGTGTAGAAAATAAACTTAAAAGTGATAAGGTTTCACCTTTAATAGTTGCAATAATTAGTTCAATAAGTTTAACATTGATTTGAACAGCATCATTAAGTTTATTAATAACATCTGCTAAAACAAGAAATGTTGAAACTAAGTTTAAATGTCATCTTTTCTTTGCCATCTTAATTACTATTTTTATTATTTTAATTTTAACTAGATGATTGTGGGGACCATTTGCATTTATTAATTATTTCAATAGATTTTTAGCTAAAAAATCTGCTTGAACTTATGAAACAAAATATTTTCCAATTATGATTCCGATTATTTTTAAAAGTTTTATTGAAATACCAGTTTATGCGTTAATTATTTTCGCAATCTTTCCTATTGTTAGAAAACTAAGAGAATCAATTCTTTTTCATACAAGCAAAAGGTCAACTTATTAA
- a CDS encoding LicD family protein, whose product MNKIMNEKLDALKEFVTLCDTHKIWYSLDNLSLLSTVSEKDIEDKIDFHEVMMTYESYEEFKTKCTDFVIDNTKHSSYKTTQIKFAKDANNFLEEKAFVNINLLLPVKVKTLKKFLNFKNYERSRMQNLQTRYRSTSAQLEGKILSLFWPKLTYKEIINSLEDKEYEGYVTTRERINKKWKRNWITHVSFERKTIDFHGIKVKILSEFESYLTNIFGENFSDFEVEPLKNIHINLVDFVSVNTFNLAKQKEEQDKIKEEIIEHTISDPQVKVKSKEKLSKDSDKNIEE is encoded by the coding sequence ATGAATAAAATAATGAATGAAAAACTTGATGCTCTTAAAGAGTTTGTGACTCTTTGTGACACACATAAAATTTGGTATAGTTTGGACAACTTATCTTTACTTTCAACGGTTAGTGAAAAAGATATTGAAGATAAAATTGATTTTCATGAAGTTATGATGACTTATGAATCTTATGAAGAATTTAAAACTAAATGTACTGATTTTGTAATTGATAACACAAAGCATAGTTCTTATAAAACTACTCAAATAAAATTTGCAAAAGATGCAAATAATTTTCTTGAAGAAAAAGCATTTGTTAATATAAATTTGCTTCTTCCAGTTAAGGTAAAAACTCTAAAAAAATTCTTGAATTTTAAAAACTATGAACGTTCAAGAATGCAAAATTTACAAACAAGATATAGATCTACTTCTGCACAACTTGAAGGTAAAATTCTTTCACTTTTCTGACCGAAATTAACATATAAAGAAATCATTAATTCGCTTGAAGATAAAGAGTATGAAGGCTATGTAACTACACGTGAAAGAATTAATAAAAAGTGAAAAAGGAACTGAATTACTCATGTTTCTTTTGAAAGAAAAACAATTGATTTTCACGGTATAAAAGTTAAAATTTTAAGTGAATTTGAAAGCTATTTAACTAACATTTTTGGTGAAAATTTCAGTGATTTTGAAGTTGAACCTTTGAAAAATATTCACATTAATTTAGTTGATTTTGTTAGTGTAAATACATTTAATTTAGCAAAGCAAAAAGAAGAACAAGATAAGATAAAAGAAGAGATAATTGAGCATACTATTTCTGATCCACAAGTTAAGGTAAAATCTAAAGAAAAATTAAGTAAAGATTCAGATAAAAATATTGAAGAGTAA